Proteins encoded in a region of the Streptomyces violaceoruber genome:
- a CDS encoding relaxase/mobilization nuclease domain-containing protein, whose protein sequence is MIPRVHKRGSNTFGLLIYLYGKGTHEEHVDPHLVAAWDSFAPDPGRDPQATKRQLQQLLDQPVQTLAESRRPAKHVWHLSVRAAPDDPVLSDEQWGEIARRMVAATGIAPAADEAGCRWAAVRHADDHIHIIATLVREDGRRPRLNNDAKRSQAEARLIEAEYGLKQLSTGDGTAAQRPTSAEHHKAQRQGRERTAREELRESVRRAVAGARSDEEFFDRLAAAGLLIRKRAAPSGDLLGYKVALPDDLNKDGEPVFYPGARLAPDLSLPRIRERWSGDAQDVPAARREEAIRTGPGSPASARRGTASAVWQAVLVVDHGEDGVAAAHIAAVGEVLDALAKTSAAHTRRELHDAATAFERASRSHVRAARGHDRALRQAARDLVQGGPALGRGEDGATTAMAIDMLFFLITATAHWHARKGHAQQAEAATRAAEHLRTAYQAASAQPLGVLYQRGRRLSRPMLQRQTALLREALPELAEQILAEPGWYALAATITEAEAAGHDPAALLSDVAARRELGTADSISDVLVWRMRRTADLPADASQLPETSTAANRSATRRATTRPSAPGRRRSGEESPRQAR, encoded by the coding sequence TTGATCCCTCGCGTCCACAAGCGTGGCTCGAACACGTTTGGCCTGCTCATCTACCTCTACGGCAAAGGGACCCATGAGGAGCACGTCGATCCGCATCTCGTGGCGGCATGGGACAGCTTCGCTCCCGACCCCGGTCGCGATCCTCAAGCTACGAAGAGACAGTTGCAGCAGCTCCTGGACCAGCCCGTCCAGACGCTCGCGGAGTCGCGCCGCCCGGCCAAGCACGTCTGGCACCTATCCGTCCGGGCCGCACCCGACGACCCGGTTCTCTCCGACGAGCAATGGGGGGAGATCGCCCGACGCATGGTCGCCGCGACCGGCATCGCTCCGGCCGCCGACGAGGCGGGATGCCGCTGGGCAGCCGTGCGCCACGCCGACGACCACATCCACATCATCGCCACGCTCGTCCGCGAAGACGGCCGGCGCCCCCGACTCAACAACGACGCCAAGCGATCCCAGGCCGAAGCCCGCCTGATCGAAGCCGAGTACGGGCTCAAGCAGCTCAGCACCGGGGACGGGACCGCAGCGCAACGACCGACCAGCGCCGAGCACCACAAGGCCCAGCGCCAGGGCCGCGAGCGCACCGCCCGCGAGGAACTGCGGGAATCCGTGCGGCGTGCGGTGGCCGGCGCGAGAAGCGACGAGGAGTTCTTCGACCGCCTCGCCGCCGCCGGCCTCCTGATCCGCAAGCGCGCCGCGCCCTCCGGTGACCTGCTCGGATACAAGGTCGCCCTGCCCGACGACCTGAACAAGGACGGCGAGCCGGTGTTCTACCCCGGCGCGCGCCTCGCTCCCGACCTGTCCTTGCCTCGCATCCGCGAGCGGTGGTCCGGTGATGCGCAGGATGTCCCTGCGGCCCGGCGGGAGGAAGCGATTCGTACGGGGCCGGGCAGTCCGGCCTCCGCGCGCCGCGGCACGGCATCGGCCGTGTGGCAGGCCGTGCTCGTCGTCGACCACGGCGAGGACGGGGTCGCCGCCGCCCACATCGCCGCGGTCGGCGAGGTCCTGGACGCCCTCGCGAAGACGTCCGCCGCTCACACCCGCCGCGAACTGCACGACGCCGCAACGGCCTTCGAACGGGCCTCGCGCTCTCACGTCCGCGCCGCACGCGGGCACGATCGAGCCCTGCGACAGGCCGCCCGCGACCTCGTCCAGGGCGGCCCGGCCCTCGGCCGCGGTGAGGACGGAGCCACCACGGCGATGGCGATCGACATGCTGTTCTTCCTGATCACCGCCACCGCGCACTGGCACGCCCGGAAGGGCCACGCCCAGCAGGCCGAGGCCGCCACCCGAGCTGCCGAACACCTGCGCACCGCTTACCAGGCCGCCTCGGCCCAGCCGCTCGGTGTGCTATACCAGCGCGGCCGACGTCTGAGCCGGCCGATGCTCCAGCGGCAGACCGCGCTGCTGCGCGAGGCGCTCCCGGAACTGGCCGAGCAGATCCTCGCCGAACCCGGCTGGTACGCCCTGGCCGCGACCATCACGGAAGCCGAAGCCGCCGGCCACGACCCGGCCGCCCTCCTGTCCGACGTTGCCGCTCGGCGCGAACTGGGCACCGCGGACTCCATCAGCGACGTGCTCGTATGGCGGATGCGACGGACAGCCGACCTGCCCGCCGATGCCTCCCAGCTTCCCGAGACCAGCACCGCAGCGAACCGGTCCGCGACGCGCAGGGCGACGACCAGGCCCTCCGCGCCCGGCAGGCGGCGCAGCGGAGAGGAGTCACCGCGTCAGGCCCGATAA
- a CDS encoding plasmid mobilization protein, producing MQQRERLRDENKRMRQPSCRMNDDEYQLLARAAAVCHMSVASFLAHAALKAAHDLDRTAAEIAAQREVHNELFAVRRHLGHIGNNVNQVAKAANSGADVPYAEAVLGAVQRATQRVDAFIQHYLDTERRTG from the coding sequence GTGCAACAGCGTGAGCGCCTGCGCGACGAGAACAAGCGCATGCGCCAGCCCAGCTGCCGCATGAACGACGACGAGTACCAACTCCTAGCTCGTGCAGCCGCCGTGTGCCACATGAGCGTCGCCAGTTTCCTCGCCCACGCCGCTCTCAAAGCCGCCCACGATCTCGACCGTACGGCGGCGGAAATCGCCGCCCAACGAGAAGTCCACAACGAGCTCTTCGCTGTGCGCCGGCACCTCGGCCACATCGGCAACAACGTCAACCAGGTAGCTAAGGCGGCCAACTCCGGTGCCGACGTCCCCTACGCCGAAGCCGTACTCGGCGCCGTCCAGCGCGCCACCCAGCGCGTGGACGCCTTCATCCAGCACTACCTCGACACCGAAAGGCGAACCGGTTGA
- a CDS encoding WhiB family transcriptional regulator — MRHITTHDAPATGLRGIGDTSWHVRGACHGMDAEDADAVFFPGPRDHEEIAEAKELCGWCPVRRECLDFALENVLKEGVWGGLTEAERRPLHDNLHQRMDYRRVTAFFQGRDVHLTEAERQVVIDHAYVRGWQPDRLAAALQISHKHARDLLRQAANKVFDRDRNYGVPRSRKKRKKTSKAKGTPAPAALGTQQPTGRPAASAPAQAPLGKAA, encoded by the coding sequence TTGCGCCACATCACCACCCACGACGCGCCGGCCACCGGCCTGCGCGGCATCGGAGACACCAGCTGGCACGTCCGCGGTGCGTGCCACGGCATGGACGCCGAGGACGCCGACGCCGTGTTCTTCCCCGGGCCTCGGGATCACGAGGAGATCGCGGAGGCGAAGGAGCTTTGCGGCTGGTGCCCCGTACGCCGCGAGTGCCTGGACTTCGCTCTGGAGAACGTCCTCAAGGAGGGCGTCTGGGGCGGGCTCACTGAAGCCGAGAGGCGCCCGCTGCACGACAACCTGCACCAGCGTATGGACTATCGGCGTGTGACCGCGTTCTTCCAGGGACGCGACGTGCACCTGACGGAGGCCGAGCGGCAGGTGGTCATCGACCACGCCTACGTCCGGGGCTGGCAGCCCGACCGGCTCGCCGCCGCCCTGCAGATCAGTCACAAGCACGCTCGCGACCTGCTCCGGCAAGCGGCCAACAAGGTCTTCGACCGCGACCGCAATTACGGCGTGCCCCGCTCCAGGAAGAAGCGGAAGAAGACCTCCAAGGCCAAGGGCACCCCCGCTCCCGCAGCTCTCGGCACTCAGCAGCCGACAGGCCGCCCGGCGGCGTCGGCCCCGGCGCAGGCCCCTCTCGGAAAGGCAGCATGA
- a CDS encoding glutamate ligase domain-containing protein produces the protein MDAALAAARQVARGGRVLAVFQPHLFSRTQQFQGGFLDVLASADLAWVEPVYPARENPEVWKHVAEQLAADVADRAPQMQMSPGRADLARLLRDEATDADVVMLIGAGDVNTLAEDLVG, from the coding sequence GTGGATGCGGCCCTGGCCGCCGCCCGCCAGGTCGCCCGTGGTGGAAGGGTCCTGGCGGTGTTCCAGCCGCACCTGTTCTCCCGGACACAGCAGTTCCAGGGCGGGTTTCTCGACGTGCTCGCGTCGGCGGACCTCGCGTGGGTCGAGCCCGTCTACCCAGCCCGGGAAAATCCCGAGGTATGGAAGCACGTCGCCGAGCAGCTCGCCGCCGATGTCGCTGACCGGGCACCGCAGATGCAGATGTCCCCGGGCAGAGCAGACCTCGCCCGGCTGCTGCGGGACGAGGCGACGGACGCCGACGTGGTCATGCTAATCGGTGCCGGCGACGTCAACACCCTCGCTGAGGACCTGGTCGGCTGA
- a CDS encoding helix-turn-helix domain-containing protein, whose product MSSEARDWVWEHSSSRGAARLVLLSIADRVADEQCISWASLSSLAKRTRASVSTVREAIERLLLAGELEQLDDLVGPQRSTVYRLPLAAEAVPQALREQREEAGDTAVSDAADGPAKLRLSALRRYGIRPREVPESPARVRKPAVPETVRSRRKPAQRRTGHRHSDVPATGTQNRSEPDLNRRYSSGGAAVLPATEWQVDPATHTWARQQGHLDRLGEQGLQAADAKWRAHRAGHAPRPAEAWAADWRSWITREHSPSRPNLYAVPGQNTAAPGGMTRAEKHTAALLAALDEPTGTEG is encoded by the coding sequence ATGAGCAGCGAAGCCCGCGATTGGGTATGGGAGCACAGCTCCAGCCGAGGGGCCGCGCGTCTGGTCCTGCTGTCGATCGCCGACCGGGTGGCCGACGAGCAGTGCATCTCCTGGGCCTCGCTGTCCAGCCTGGCCAAGCGCACGCGCGCCTCGGTCTCCACGGTGCGCGAAGCCATCGAGCGTCTGCTCCTGGCCGGCGAGCTGGAGCAGCTCGACGACCTGGTGGGCCCGCAGCGCAGCACGGTCTACCGCCTGCCTCTCGCCGCCGAAGCGGTCCCACAGGCGCTGCGAGAGCAGCGGGAGGAAGCGGGTGACACGGCGGTGTCGGACGCGGCCGACGGCCCTGCGAAGCTCCGGCTGTCGGCTCTGCGGCGGTACGGGATCCGCCCACGTGAGGTGCCGGAATCCCCCGCGAGGGTCCGGAAACCGGCAGTACCGGAAACCGTCAGGTCCAGGCGGAAACCGGCACAGCGGCGTACCGGCCACCGGCACAGCGATGTACCGGCCACCGGCACACAGAACCGTAGTGAACCTGATTTGAACCGGAGGTACAGCAGTGGTGGTGCTGCCGTCCTCCCGGCTACCGAGTGGCAGGTCGACCCCGCCACCCACACCTGGGCCCGCCAGCAGGGACACCTCGACCGCCTCGGCGAGCAGGGCCTGCAGGCCGCCGACGCGAAGTGGCGTGCACACCGGGCGGGCCATGCCCCAAGGCCGGCGGAAGCCTGGGCGGCCGACTGGCGCTCCTGGATCACCCGGGAGCACTCCCCCAGCCGCCCGAACCTCTACGCCGTGCCCGGCCAGAACACCGCCGCGCCCGGTGGCATGACGCGGGCCGAAAAGCACACCGCCGCCCTTCTCGCCGCCCTGGACGAGCCGACCGGAACGGAGGGCTGA
- a CDS encoding zinc finger domain-containing protein, which translates to MDRREIAALLAYIGRLDPRSTRTDEGEARDQLAQWHELLGDVPMATPHGWDARVAARQHFRASPYQIQPADVVRPWESYRRNRLALHWDPTPSADPDDQAAWTAELVGTRRAVAAGMAQPAQAPAITSSQEGINPRLQARLDQIGSCIPPAARAALAPFRPARAAREAAVAQGRPDALSVRCEWCLAPVGEPCRRRRIGPNDGVRAITPRTDPHPGRFDLAAAQQAQRTEQAQQPALA; encoded by the coding sequence ATGGACCGCCGCGAAATCGCCGCCCTGCTGGCCTACATCGGCCGGCTCGACCCCCGCAGCACCCGCACCGACGAGGGCGAGGCACGCGACCAGCTCGCCCAGTGGCACGAGCTGCTCGGCGACGTGCCGATGGCCACCCCTCACGGCTGGGACGCCCGCGTCGCCGCCCGCCAGCACTTCCGCGCCTCGCCGTACCAGATCCAGCCCGCCGACGTGGTGCGCCCCTGGGAGAGCTACCGGCGCAACCGCCTGGCCCTCCACTGGGACCCCACACCGTCCGCGGATCCGGACGACCAGGCCGCCTGGACCGCCGAGCTGGTCGGCACCCGGCGCGCCGTCGCCGCCGGTATGGCGCAGCCCGCGCAGGCCCCGGCCATCACCAGCAGCCAGGAAGGGATCAACCCGAGGCTGCAGGCTCGGCTGGACCAGATCGGCTCCTGCATACCGCCTGCCGCCCGAGCCGCCCTCGCACCGTTCCGGCCGGCCCGGGCAGCACGCGAAGCCGCCGTCGCGCAAGGGCGGCCCGATGCCCTGAGCGTGCGATGCGAGTGGTGTCTGGCCCCGGTCGGCGAGCCGTGCCGACGCCGCCGGATCGGCCCCAACGACGGGGTACGCGCCATCACTCCACGCACCGACCCGCACCCGGGCCGCTTCGACCTCGCCGCCGCTCAGCAGGCTCAGCGCACGGAGCAGGCCCAGCAGCCCGCCCTGGCCTGA
- a CDS encoding DUF317 domain-containing protein → MEAPLYPDLPPDPSDPRGGQPAFWVGPRHLAGDDGRLYDVVADALAGLGWTSLTIVRGRHEPDEEPEDRQVLRSTVLHISPDALRWAQWGLADEPFHLGGLPIAWQISARAEASSPLAQWSAYFTRDVPGEAVFDFLVALDASNQPASALAGPELVLDAVAAHGWFRDIDQPQAAAMDPTFTSHISLGEVPPLIQDGDLRALSAEDDETAPAGWQAWAEPVLGAPLLWVASFAASVPHDLVAAFAASLSSTAPVLRRVLPEATQERLLRAPAI, encoded by the coding sequence TTGGAGGCGCCCCTGTACCCCGACCTTCCGCCCGACCCGTCCGACCCGCGCGGCGGCCAGCCCGCGTTCTGGGTCGGCCCCCGGCACCTAGCCGGTGACGATGGACGCCTCTACGACGTCGTCGCCGACGCGCTCGCCGGCCTGGGGTGGACGAGCCTGACGATCGTCCGCGGACGGCACGAGCCGGACGAGGAACCGGAGGACCGCCAGGTCCTGCGCAGCACCGTCCTGCACATCAGCCCCGACGCCTTGCGCTGGGCCCAGTGGGGGCTGGCGGACGAGCCGTTCCACCTGGGTGGGCTGCCGATCGCCTGGCAGATCTCCGCCCGAGCCGAGGCGAGCAGCCCGCTCGCCCAGTGGTCGGCCTACTTCACCCGTGACGTCCCCGGCGAGGCGGTGTTCGACTTCCTCGTCGCGCTCGACGCAAGCAACCAGCCTGCCTCGGCGCTCGCCGGACCCGAGCTGGTCCTTGACGCTGTCGCCGCCCACGGCTGGTTCCGCGACATCGACCAACCCCAGGCGGCGGCGATGGACCCGACGTTCACCTCGCACATCAGCCTGGGGGAGGTGCCGCCCCTCATCCAGGACGGCGACCTACGGGCCCTGTCCGCCGAGGACGACGAGACGGCACCGGCCGGATGGCAGGCGTGGGCCGAGCCCGTACTCGGCGCCCCGCTTCTGTGGGTGGCCTCGTTCGCCGCCAGCGTCCCGCACGATCTCGTCGCCGCCTTCGCCGCCTCCCTCAGCTCGACCGCACCGGTCCTGCGGCGGGTCCTGCCCGAGGCCACCCAGGAGCGCCTCCTGCGCGCGCCGGCCATCTAA
- a CDS encoding MmyB family transcriptional regulator translates to MADALHRSERWYRDLESGTITRTLTRHELDTIGTLLRLDRVQRRALFLVSNGGGLSSPEAQEPPRISDELRLLLDQQPFPAYVIDATWNVLAVNTSMAALFPWSTAPGANLMRWLLLSAEARDQHLNWEADAEVCVRMLRDAAVDRPHDPDLQQLISDTSQNPAVRDLWTRGAADFADHYDGHLLQMTLPLFDGQVTELVTHVLQPAGLPGCRMTILTQRAPQEPADRQAVQTM, encoded by the coding sequence GTGGCCGACGCCCTGCATAGAAGCGAGCGATGGTACCGGGACCTTGAAAGCGGAACGATCACCCGGACCCTCACCCGCCACGAACTCGACACCATCGGCACGTTGCTCAGACTCGACCGCGTCCAGCGACGTGCGCTGTTCCTCGTCAGCAACGGCGGCGGCCTCTCCAGCCCGGAAGCCCAAGAGCCACCACGCATCAGCGACGAACTGCGCCTCCTGCTGGACCAGCAGCCTTTCCCCGCCTACGTCATCGATGCCACCTGGAACGTCCTGGCCGTCAACACGTCGATGGCCGCCCTGTTCCCGTGGTCGACCGCCCCCGGGGCCAACCTCATGCGGTGGCTGCTCCTCAGTGCCGAAGCGCGAGACCAGCACCTGAACTGGGAGGCCGACGCGGAAGTGTGCGTGCGCATGCTCCGCGACGCGGCCGTAGACCGCCCCCACGACCCAGACCTTCAGCAGCTCATCAGCGACACCAGTCAGAATCCCGCCGTACGCGACCTGTGGACCCGTGGCGCAGCCGACTTCGCCGACCACTACGACGGCCACCTACTGCAGATGACGCTCCCGCTCTTCGACGGCCAGGTGACCGAACTGGTCACCCATGTGCTGCAACCCGCCGGTCTTCCTGGTTGCCGCATGACAATCCTGACCCAGCGAGCACCCCAGGAGCCAGCAGACCGGCAGGCCGTCCAAACAATGTGA
- a CDS encoding DUF6228 family protein yields MIIHDARGGQLLRVGDPGQGVHLLFSTPARPYGDDPALDMTVRAKGAWVDVSELVRTLDGDGLVEFISSLADVSGSWSEPRTWRSSEGQLQISAQRSDGRIVVTWGIWRGMTESESAWYFETVTSHRGEGEMREFSTAFQALFDGKSEAIA; encoded by the coding sequence ATGATCATTCACGATGCGCGCGGCGGACAACTCCTCCGCGTGGGAGACCCGGGGCAAGGGGTCCACCTGCTGTTCTCCACGCCTGCGCGGCCATACGGGGACGACCCTGCGCTTGATATGACCGTACGGGCCAAGGGCGCGTGGGTGGACGTCAGCGAGTTGGTCCGGACGCTGGACGGTGACGGACTGGTGGAATTCATTTCGTCACTGGCTGACGTATCGGGCAGCTGGAGTGAACCTCGTACTTGGCGGTCCAGCGAGGGGCAATTGCAGATATCGGCACAGCGTTCGGATGGGCGCATCGTCGTGACGTGGGGGATCTGGCGAGGGATGACCGAGTCCGAAAGTGCGTGGTACTTCGAGACTGTCACCTCCCACAGGGGCGAGGGTGAGATGCGGGAATTTTCCACAGCGTTTCAGGCTCTATTTGACGGAAAGTCAGAGGCGATTGCCTAG